A stretch of DNA from Maridesulfovibrio sp.:
ATGATGATGTCCATCAATATATCGGGAAGGCAGTTTTCACAGCTTTCTCTGGTAGACAATATACTTTCAAACCTGAGCGAGTTTGATCTTCCCGCGCACAATCTCAAGGTGGAAATAACCGAAACAGCAATAATGGAGAGGGCCAAGCAGGCAGTTGAGATGCTCAACCGCCTCAAGAATGCCGGGGTGCTCGTTTCCATTGATGATTTCGGGACCGGATATTCGTCCATGAGCAATCTGCAGGAATTCCCGCTGGACCAGCTCAAGATAGATCTGAGCTTTGTCCGTAAGATGCTTGATTCTGCAGAGAATACGGAAATAGTGAAGGCCATTGTCAACCTTGCCCATAACCTCGGATTGAACGTGGTGGCGGAAGGTGTAGAGACCGAAAGTCAGGAAGAAATGCTCCGGTCCTTCGGCTGTGAGTTCGGCCAGGGCTATCTTTTTTCCAAACCGATCAGCGTCAAGGAAGCGGAAGCGTTTTTAAATGGTGATATCAAGTTTGGCAACGAAACTGTTTGAGCGGAAAAGAATCTTCATTCTCCGTTTGTTGACTGGACGCCCGGTCGGGATTCAGTTGCTTGATGATGTTCGCGAAATAAAGCATGTACGGATGCATTTTTACGTATAATACAGAGAGTCCCTATGGGGACTCTTTTTTTTGGAATATATTTGAGTCATCCGTTTATATTGATGTATGGGGACCACATTGTACATGAAACTTGAAGCAAAGCATATTCATGTCAATTAAGTCCGACTTGTTTTATAATATTAAAATAAAAGTTTCGATTCCTGTTGCATGTACTGTATTGCCATGCTAGGGCCGAATTTACACCTTGTTAACTTTTCAAGTATTTCAGGGTGGTTTGTTGGAGGACGTCAGTTTTTCACTGGAGAGGAAAAACCGGCGGATTCAGTAACTTCAATCTGGATCAGATTATGAGTGTTAAACGCAAGGGAAAAAGCACGGTTACGATTTTTCCGGATTGGTGCAAGGGCTGCGGCATATGCGTTGCCTTCTGTCCGGGTAAGGTCATGGAATTGAGCGACCAGGGCAAGGCCGAGGTGGTCAGAGAGGAGGAGTGCATAAACTGCGGCTTCTGTGAACTGCACTGTCCGGACTTCGCCATAATGGTCAGCCCCAAGGTTGATGACGAAATTCCCGCAGTGTGCAGGGCTGTTTTTGAAAAAACAGTCCGTAAGGCCGAGTCCGAAGCGGAAAGCGGCGCTGCGGAAACCAAGAGTTCCGGCTCGGAAAAGGGATAAGGTGAACTTCCATGGCCAGACCAAAGAAAGTAAAAAACAAGGAAATTTTTGCACTGGGCAACGAGGCCGTTGTTGAAGGTGCGCTTTTGGCCGGATGTACTTTTTATTCCGGCTATCCGATTACCCCTTCTTCGGAAATTATGGAAATCATGGCTCAACGGCTACCCTTTATTCCCAACGGAACTTTTATCCAGATGGAGGATGAAATAGGTGGGTTGGGAGCTGTTATCGGCGGTTCTCTCGCCGGCAGAAAGGCCATGACCGCCACATCCGGGCCTGGATTTTCGCTGATGCAGGAGCACCTCGGGTACGCATGTATTACCGAAACTCCGCTGGTAATCGTCAACGTTATGCGCGGAGGACCGAGTACCGGACTGCCCACATCTCCTGCACAGGGCGACGTGCAGCAGGCACGGTGGGGAACCCACGGGGATCATTCCATAATAGTCCTTTCCGCATCGAATGTTCAAGAATGTCTGGATATGACCATCGAGGCGTTCAACCTTGCGGAAAAGTATCGCAGCCCGGTTATCCTGCTTATTGACGAGATTACCGCCCACACCCGTGAGAAGATCATCATCCCCAATGATGATGAATACGAGGTCTTCAACCGTATTGTTCCCACCATGCCGCCGGAATGGTACAAGCCGTACGAAGAAACAGTTCGCGGTGTACCGCCCATGCCTGCCATCGGTTCGGGATACCGTTTTCACGTTACCGGGCTCACCCATGACGTGAACGGCTTTCCCACTTCCAGACCGGACGAGGTGCGCGATCTTAACGAACGTCTGTTCCGCAAGATTGATCAGTTTCTGCACGATGTGCAGATTGTGGACGAAGTTGAAACAGATGATTGCGATGTCTGCGTTATCGCGTACGGAACAGTGGCCCGTTCGGCCGAGCTTGCCGTGAGACAGGCCAGGGAACTCGGCGTCAGGGCCGGGTTGCTGAAACTGTCCACCCTGTTCCCGTATCCGCGCAAGGCCACGGAAAAGATTATGGCCAGAGCCAAAACCATTGTTGTGCCGGAAATGAACATGGGGCAGATCTCCAGAGAGGTCAAAAGGGTCAACAACGGTCAGGTGAGCGTTCGGACCATCAACAAGGTTGACGGGCAGATAATCACTCCTGCTGAAATCCTCAAAGTCTTAACACGGGTGTAGCCATGGCTGATATGAAAGGAACACAACTCATTCATGAATATCTGCGGCATAACAAAAAGTTTCCGCATGTTTTCTGCGCCGGTTGCGGACACGGCATTGTTCTCGGTTCACTGATCCGCTCCATCCACGGTCTGGGGCTTTCCAAGGACGAGGTCTGCGTGGTGGCAGGCATCGGCTGCTCCGGCAGATTGGCCGCCTATGTGGATTTCAATACCGTGCATACAACTCACGGGCGCGCACTGACCTTTGCCACCGGCATCAAGATGGCCAGGCCCAACATGCATGTCATTGTTGTCATGGGGGATGGAGACTCCATGGCCATCGGCGGCAACCATCTGATCCATGCAGCCCGCAGAAACATCGGCGTTACAGCCCTTATTCTGAACAACAACATTTACGGCATGACCGGCGGGCAGTGTTCGCCTACCACCCCGGGCGGGGCTTTTTCCATGACTACCCCGATGGGGCAGATGGAGCAGAGTTTCGACTGTGTTGAACTCATGAAAGCTGCCAAGGCCAATTATGTTGCCCGCGGATCGGTATTCCATGTTCAGAAACTGGACAAGCTGATCATGGAAGGTATCAGCAATCCCGGTTTCGGTGTGGTGGAAATTCTGACTCCCTGTCATACTCAGTACGGGCGCAAGAACAAATTCAAGAGTCCTGTGGAAATGTTTCAGATGCTCAAGAAAACAGTAATTCCCATTGAACGTTACGAATCACTGAGTGAGGAGGAAAAGGCCAAGTTTGTGCCCTCCGGAGTATTTGTACAGAAGGATACGCCGGCCCTTGAAGAGAAATATTATGAAATGGCCGCACACTGCCAGGGAGGTGCATAATGGCCGACATGCCCCTCAATCGTTTTGAAATTAGGCTTTCCGGGCTTGGCGGGCA
This window harbors:
- a CDS encoding 2-oxoacid:ferredoxin oxidoreductase subunit beta, with protein sequence MADMKGTQLIHEYLRHNKKFPHVFCAGCGHGIVLGSLIRSIHGLGLSKDEVCVVAGIGCSGRLAAYVDFNTVHTTHGRALTFATGIKMARPNMHVIVVMGDGDSMAIGGNHLIHAARRNIGVTALILNNNIYGMTGGQCSPTTPGGAFSMTTPMGQMEQSFDCVELMKAAKANYVARGSVFHVQKLDKLIMEGISNPGFGVVEILTPCHTQYGRKNKFKSPVEMFQMLKKTVIPIERYESLSEEEKAKFVPSGVFVQKDTPALEEKYYEMAAHCQGGA
- a CDS encoding 2-oxoacid:acceptor oxidoreductase subunit alpha codes for the protein MARPKKVKNKEIFALGNEAVVEGALLAGCTFYSGYPITPSSEIMEIMAQRLPFIPNGTFIQMEDEIGGLGAVIGGSLAGRKAMTATSGPGFSLMQEHLGYACITETPLVIVNVMRGGPSTGLPTSPAQGDVQQARWGTHGDHSIIVLSASNVQECLDMTIEAFNLAEKYRSPVILLIDEITAHTREKIIIPNDDEYEVFNRIVPTMPPEWYKPYEETVRGVPPMPAIGSGYRFHVTGLTHDVNGFPTSRPDEVRDLNERLFRKIDQFLHDVQIVDEVETDDCDVCVIAYGTVARSAELAVRQARELGVRAGLLKLSTLFPYPRKATEKIMARAKTIVVPEMNMGQISREVKRVNNGQVSVRTINKVDGQIITPAEILKVLTRV
- a CDS encoding 4Fe-4S dicluster domain-containing protein, with product MSVKRKGKSTVTIFPDWCKGCGICVAFCPGKVMELSDQGKAEVVREEECINCGFCELHCPDFAIMVSPKVDDEIPAVCRAVFEKTVRKAESEAESGAAETKSSGSEKG